Part of the Halogeometricum sp. S3BR5-2 genome, GGGTCGGTCGTCCGTCTGTTCGCCCTTCGAGAAGAGTTACGCGCGTACGGGTACGACCGACATGAGTTATCTCACACCTCTACCGGGTAGATAATAAAAGTTCGTGATGTATGTTCACGTGGTTCCGTCGCGAATGGCGTTCACTCCGAGGCGACCACCCTGTTGCGGAGCGTTCCGATTCCCTCGTACCACACCCCCACGTCGTCGCCTGGTTCCACGTCGCCGGGGTTCGCCGGACTCCCGAACGCTATCACGTCGCCCGGGCGGAACGTGTACCGCTCGGAGAGGAAGGAGACGACCTCTCGGGGGTCGAACAGCATCTCGCCCGTGTTCGCCTCCTGCCGGAGTTCGCCGCCGACGTGCGTCGTCATGTCGAGGTCGGTCGGTTCGACGTCCGTCTCTATCCACGGGCCGAGCGGTGCGGACCCGTCGAACGCTTTCCGGGCCGTCCGCTTCGGTTGGTCGATGGCGTCCAGGTCGTTCAGTATCGTGTAGCCGCGAATCGCCCCGTCGACTTCCCCGACCGACAGGTCCTGACAGGTCTCGTCGACGACGGCCGCCAACTCGCCGGCGTACGTCAGTCGGTCGCACCACGACGGGTAGACGATGTCGGCGCCGGGGTCGAGGAGCGACGTCGGCGGCTTGAGGAACCAGTCGGGTTCGTCGGGCACCTCGTAATCCATCTGGTCGACCGTCGCCGCGTAGTTCCGGCCGATGCAGTAGAACGTCGACGGTTCGCAGGGGGCCACCAGCGTCGCCTCGGCGGTGTCCCCTGTTCCCCCGCGGTCTTCGCTCGCCTCGTAGCCGACGGCGTACGCGTCGCCGTCGACGGTGACGACGCCGTCCTCGTACTCGCCCGTCTCGACGCTCCCGCCGGCCGTCCGGATGCGCGCTACTCGCATACGCGTTCAGCGAACCACCGCAGACGTATAGTTTCGGTCGGAACGGGGAGGCGACCGCGGCGCCGAGGGACGGCCGAGGCCGACCCGGCGGCGTCGGCGCCCTCACCCGAGGAGGTACCTGAGCCAGCGGTTCTCCTCGACGAGGGCGGTGCGTTCGAGGAAGGCGTCGACGCCGAGGATGCGACCCGCGCCCCACGCGCCGAGGCCGAACAGGAGGAGGGCGTAGACGAGGTGGTCGTCGACGACCCACCCGTGCGCGACGGGTAACCCCTGCATCAGACCGCCGGTCAGCGACGCCGCCCAGTAGAACAGCATCATCACTGCCCCCCAGAACGCCGACCACCTGACGGCGACGCCGAGCATCAGCGCCAGTCCCGTCAGCGTCAGTCCCCACGCGTTCAGCGGGTCGATGACGCCGATGTACTGGTTCGCCAGCGTCGCCCAGAACCCGCCGAACGGGTTCCCCTCGGGGATGCCGTTCAGGAGGAACCCGGCGGCGGTCCACGAGGGGTCGAGTATCTTCACGATGCCGCCCTGAAACAGCACCCACCCCATCGCCAACCGGAGCGTGAGGATGGAGTAGGCGACCCATCCCTCGGAGTAGTCGAACGACACGTCCCGTCCGAATATCTCCGCGTCCATCATGTGCCTAGTTGACATGGCACTTCGACGTTTCTCGTCAGACAAGATATATGTTGTTCAGAAAACGGTACTGGTCCGGTCGGTGAGGGTCCGCCTCGCCGAGGGCGTCAGCCTCTTCGGCATCCTGACCGTACGTAAGGTCCCATGCGAGTACTTCTAGCCGGTGCTCACGGACAGGTCGGACAGCACGCGTCGCAACTTCTCGGCGAGAGCGACCACGAGGCCGTCGGGATGGTCCGCGCGGCGGACCAGATTTCCGACGTCGAGGACCTCGGCATCGAGGCGGTCCACGCGGACCTCACCGAACCCGAAGACGTCTCGCGCGCCGTCGAGGGCGTCGACGCCGTCGTCTTCGCTGCGGGGTCCGGCGGCGACGACGTCTGGGGCGTCGACCGAGACGGGGCGGTGAACCTGATGGAGGCGTGCGAGTCCGCGGGCGTCGACCGGTTCGTCATGCTCAGCGCGATGAACGCCGACGCGCCCGAGGACTCCCCGGAGGCTCTCAGGGAGTACCTCCGGGCGAAGGCCGAGGCGGACGAACGCCTCCGCGAGAGCGACCTGACGTACACTATCGTCCGGCCGGGCGCTCTCACCAACGAGGAGGGTACCGGCCGGATTCGGACGGGCGAGAGCATCGACCGGCGGGACGGCGACGTGCCCCGCGTCGACGTGGCGCGGACGCTGCTCGCCGCGTTGGAGGAGGAGGCCACCTACGGCGTCACCTTCGAGATGCTCTCCGGGGACGTGGAGATAGAAGAGGCGCTGACGGACCCGCTGAACGAGGACTGAACCTCTCTTTCTCCCCGCTCAGCCGCAGAACCGAACCGCGGCCTCCGTCACGATATCGGCTACTTCGACCACCTCGTCGGTGTAGACGAACTCGCCGGCGCCGTGGATGTTCTCGCCGTCGGGGCCGAGGATGACCGTCGGCAGGTCCGCGCGATCCCCGAGGTAGTTGAAGTCGCCGACGCTTGAGAAGTAGCCGTACGCGGGGTCGACGCCGCAGACGGACCGCGTCGCCTCCGAGAGCGCGGTCACGAGGGGGTGGCCCTCGTCGGTGACGTACGGTCCGTAGACGATGTCCGGGTCGGGCGCCTCTCTGAATCCGATGTCCACCTCGCTCTCCAGACCCAGTTCGTCGACGACGCGTTCGGCGTCCGCGCGCGCCGTCTCCTTCGTCTCGCCGACGACGACGTGCCGGTCGACCATCAGGCGGGCGCGTTCGG contains:
- a CDS encoding fumarylacetoacetate hydrolase family protein; its protein translation is MRVARIRTAGGSVETGEYEDGVVTVDGDAYAVGYEASEDRGGTGDTAEATLVAPCEPSTFYCIGRNYAATVDQMDYEVPDEPDWFLKPPTSLLDPGADIVYPSWCDRLTYAGELAAVVDETCQDLSVGEVDGAIRGYTILNDLDAIDQPKRTARKAFDGSAPLGPWIETDVEPTDLDMTTHVGGELRQEANTGEMLFDPREVVSFLSERYTFRPGDVIAFGSPANPGDVEPGDDVGVWYEGIGTLRNRVVASE
- a CDS encoding SDR family oxidoreductase yields the protein MRVLLAGAHGQVGQHASQLLGESDHEAVGMVRAADQISDVEDLGIEAVHADLTEPEDVSRAVEGVDAVVFAAGSGGDDVWGVDRDGAVNLMEACESAGVDRFVMLSAMNADAPEDSPEALREYLRAKAEADERLRESDLTYTIVRPGALTNEEGTGRIRTGESIDRRDGDVPRVDVARTLLAALEEEATYGVTFEMLSGDVEIEEALTDPLNED
- a CDS encoding DoxX family protein, with the translated sequence MSTRHMMDAEIFGRDVSFDYSEGWVAYSILTLRLAMGWVLFQGGIVKILDPSWTAAGFLLNGIPEGNPFGGFWATLANQYIGVIDPLNAWGLTLTGLALMLGVAVRWSAFWGAVMMLFYWAASLTGGLMQGLPVAHGWVVDDHLVYALLLFGLGAWGAGRILGVDAFLERTALVEENRWLRYLLG